From Actinomyces sp. oral taxon 171 str. F0337, one genomic window encodes:
- a CDS encoding CPBP family intramembrane glutamic endopeptidase, translated as MGGKVLRFVIAFAMMFACALAPPLLKQIPVIQSFALAHENPDDLVESFVVGSCVLLIYGAAVVLALTLCYVLGRTLDRGRHVSMGLRIDRRAMLWLAGMILAALVVDLVVAGMLQVLGFAGGDQSVLQGPLWLAIVESFSVAFLLQGIPEEIIWRGWLFSSLGETRFAAASSVLGFTVLHLLSQVGQQNLLEHITYLALPCGFAVTAMIVRIVSGSTWSAIGVHGGFHLVNYYVAESLHLPVGSITWILQGVIWAVVGLLILAFHRRRQRLAVLTDRTR; from the coding sequence GTGGGCGGCAAGGTTCTGCGCTTCGTGATTGCGTTTGCGATGATGTTCGCCTGCGCGCTCGCTCCGCCTTTACTGAAGCAGATTCCTGTCATCCAGTCTTTTGCTCTCGCACATGAGAATCCCGATGATCTCGTGGAGTCATTCGTGGTGGGGTCGTGTGTGCTGCTGATCTATGGGGCGGCGGTGGTGCTCGCTCTTACCCTGTGCTATGTCTTGGGCCGCACGCTTGACCGAGGCCGGCATGTCAGTATGGGCCTGCGCATCGACAGACGTGCGATGCTTTGGCTGGCAGGGATGATTCTGGCTGCGCTCGTCGTGGACCTTGTGGTGGCCGGCATGCTTCAAGTGCTCGGGTTTGCCGGTGGCGACCAGTCGGTACTCCAGGGTCCACTGTGGCTCGCGATCGTCGAGTCCTTCTCCGTAGCCTTCCTTCTTCAGGGAATTCCTGAGGAGATCATATGGAGGGGGTGGCTCTTCTCATCGCTGGGTGAGACGCGTTTCGCTGCGGCCTCCAGTGTCCTCGGATTCACTGTTCTTCATCTTCTCTCTCAAGTAGGGCAGCAGAATCTTCTTGAGCACATCACGTATCTTGCCTTGCCGTGTGGATTCGCGGTAACGGCGATGATTGTCCGAATCGTCTCCGGGTCGACATGGTCTGCGATCGGCGTGCATGGAGGGTTCCACCTGGTGAACTACTACGTGGCAGAATCCCTGCATCTGCCCGTCGGGTCGATCACCTGGATTCTCCAAGGTGTGATCTGGGCCGTGGTCGGCCTTCTCATTCTCGCGTTTCACCGCCGTCGTCAGCGGCTGGCGGTGTTAACAGACCGGACACGTTGA
- the prfB gene encoding peptide chain release factor 2, which yields MATDFSAEIERLRHTYASIAAVTDPEALRARIAELSEQASAPDLWDDPDSAQVVTSALSHAQADLKRVESLGERIEDLEAMVELAGEEEGEDAAEILAEAEADLSAISKDLSELEIRTLLSGEYDPRDAVITIRSGAGGVDAADFAEMLLRMYTRWAERHEYPVKVLNTSYAEEAGLKSVTFEIHAPYAYGTLSVEGGTHRLVRISPFDNQGRRQTSFAAVEVIPLIESTDHIDIPETDIRIDVFRSSGPGGQSVNTTDSAVRITHLPTGLVVSMQDEKSQIQNRAAAMRVLQSRLLLLKQQEEDAKKKELAGDVKASWGDQMRSYVLNPYQMVKDLRTNFEVGNPDSVFDGDIDGFIDAGIRWRKQQETAED from the coding sequence GTGGCCACTGACTTCTCCGCTGAGATCGAACGACTCCGACACACCTACGCCTCCATCGCCGCGGTTACCGACCCCGAGGCCCTGCGCGCCCGGATCGCCGAGCTTTCCGAGCAGGCCTCCGCGCCTGACCTGTGGGATGACCCCGACTCAGCTCAGGTGGTCACCTCGGCGCTGTCCCACGCTCAGGCCGACCTCAAGCGGGTTGAGAGCCTGGGGGAGCGCATTGAGGACCTCGAGGCGATGGTCGAGCTCGCCGGCGAGGAGGAGGGGGAGGACGCCGCCGAGATCCTCGCCGAGGCCGAGGCGGACCTGTCCGCCATCAGCAAGGACCTCTCCGAACTGGAGATCCGCACGCTGCTCAGTGGCGAGTACGACCCCCGCGACGCCGTCATCACCATCCGCTCCGGCGCCGGCGGTGTGGACGCCGCCGACTTCGCCGAGATGCTCTTGCGCATGTACACCCGCTGGGCCGAGCGGCACGAGTACCCCGTCAAGGTTCTCAACACCTCCTACGCCGAGGAGGCGGGCCTGAAGTCGGTCACCTTCGAGATCCACGCCCCCTACGCCTACGGGACCCTGAGCGTCGAGGGCGGCACCCACCGCCTGGTGCGCATCAGCCCCTTCGACAACCAGGGCCGCCGCCAGACCTCATTCGCCGCCGTCGAGGTCATTCCGCTCATCGAGTCCACCGACCACATCGACATCCCCGAGACCGACATCCGCATCGACGTCTTCCGCTCCTCGGGACCCGGTGGGCAGAGCGTCAACACCACCGACTCCGCCGTGCGCATCACCCACCTGCCCACGGGCCTGGTGGTCTCCATGCAGGACGAGAAGTCCCAGATCCAGAACCGCGCCGCCGCCATGCGCGTCCTCCAGTCGCGACTGCTCCTGCTCAAGCAGCAGGAGGAGGACGCCAAGAAGAAAGAGCTCGCCGGGGATGTCAAGGCCTCCTGGGGGGATCAGATGCGCTCCTACGTCCTCAACCCCTACCAGATGGTCAAGGACCTGCGGACCAACTTCGAGGTCGGCAACCCGGATTCGGTGTTCGACGGCGACATCGACGGCTTCATCGACGCCGGCATCCGCTGGCGCAAGCAGCAGGAGACCGCCGAGGACTGA